From one Nothobranchius furzeri strain GRZ-AD chromosome 2, NfurGRZ-RIMD1, whole genome shotgun sequence genomic stretch:
- the LOC139066350 gene encoding transcription factor E2F3-like, translated as MVKCVVSGCPNRVENHSGFFSRTQKRFFRFPKDPARVQVWLAALRETDKLNSIEQHLICEDHFLPEDISNTGVSSDAIPIMPPCLDGPLGMMDPWGAEPEEEEDQWAAGGDDIEDEGGGGVPFNAKLSEPELPRPDPPAQVRRSSRICTGSSNGPSKAITPCQLDSAVHRSPGRQAVRGAELEEQKVKVASREDVSLGVLTRSFLDMLLKAPNGLVDLRHAIVRLKTRRRRVYDITNVLQGIELIKKQSVNRFKWIGTCPVSSFLNQNHLQEEMDSLKLVEDTLDSLIRTCSQQLFDLTDDPKNSALAYVTLEDLSQMEVFLEQTVIAVKAPEEASLEVPAPTQTRIQAHLKGGSGPITVKTCDIQTEDRTRGFVTLEESRIKTGLLHSDSQNA; from the exons ATGGTGAAATGTGTCGTCTCTGGCTGTCCGAACCGCGTGGAGAACCACAGCGGGTTCTTCAGCAGAACCCAGAAACGGTTCTTCAGGTTTCCCAAAGACCCGGCCAGGGTCCAG GTGTGGCTGGCGGCACTCCGAGAGACCGATAAACTCAACTCCATTGAGCAGCATTTGATCTGCGAAGATCACTTCCTGCCTGAGGACATCTCCAACACTGGGGTCAGCAGTGACGCCATTCCCATCATGCCCCCCTGCCTAGACGGGCCCCTGGGCATGATGGACCCCTGGGGGGCGGAgccagaagaggaggaggatcaGTGGGCTGCTGGGGGGGATGACATCGAGGATGAAGGTGGAGGTGGCGTTCCTTTTAATGCCAAGCTTTCTGAGCCAGAACTTCCCCGCCCGGATCCCCCAGCACAGGTCAGACGTTCCTCCAGAATCTGTACTGGTAGCTCCAACGGTCCCAGTAAAGCCATCACACCCTGTCAACTG GACTCAGCTGTTCACCGGTCCCCTGGACGCCAGGCGGTCAG AGGGGCGGAGCTTGAGGAGCAGAAGGTCAAGGTGGCCTCCAGAGAAG ATGTGTCTCTGGGAGTCCTGACCCGCAGCTTCCTGGATATGCTGCTGAAGGCTCCGAACGGCCTGGTGGACCTCCGTCACGCCATTGTTCGCCTCAAGACCCGCCGCCGGCGAGTCTATGACATCACCAACGTGCTGCAGGGCATCGAGCTCATCAAGAAGCAGTCGGTCAACCGCTTCAAGTGGAT AGGAACGTGTCCAGTCTCTAGCTTTCtgaaccagaaccacctccaggagGAGATGGACAGCCTGAAGCTGGTGGAGGACACTCTGGACTCTCTGATCAGAACCTGCtctcagcagctgtttgatttaacCGACGACCCGAAGAACTCTGC GTTGGCTTACGTGACCCTGGAGGACCTGAGCCAGATGGAGGTGTTTCTGGAGCAGACGGTGATCGCTGTGAAGGCTCCAGAGGAAGCCAGCCTAGAGGTTCCTGCTCCTACACAG ACCAGGATCCAGGCCCACCTGAAGGGCGGATCGGGTCCCATCACGGTGAAGACCTGCGACATCCAGACAGAAGACAGAACCAGAGGCTTTGTGACTCTGGAGGAGAGTCGGATCAAGACCGGTCTGCTTCACTCAG ATTCTCAGAACGCATAA